A window of Cellulosimicrobium protaetiae genomic DNA:
TGCGGCACGGCGTCGGGCGGGGAGAGGATGGGTCGGGGGACACCGACGAGAAGGAGACCCATGCCTGCGCCCACGACGCCCACGCGCGAGTTCGTCACCGGCCTGCCGAAGGCCGAGTTGCACCTGCACCTCGAGGGGACGCTCGAGCCCGACCTCAAGCTGCGCCTCGCGCAGAAGAACGGGATCGACATCGGCCAGTCGACGGTCGAGGAGGTGCGCGCGACGTACGCGTTCGACTCGCTGACGAGCTTCCTCGCCGTGTACTACCCGGCGATGGAGGTGCTGCAGGCCGCGGACGACTTCTACGACCTCGCGGACGCGTACCTCGCGCGCGCAGCCGCCGACGGGGTGAAGCACGTCGAGATGTTCTTCGACCCGCAGGCGCACACGTCGCGCGGGGTGCCGTTCGAGGCCGTCGTGACCGGGTATCACCGGGCGGCGTCCGAGGCGCCGGACAAGCACGGGATCGACGCGCACCTCATCCTGTGCTTCCTGCGCGACCTGTCGGCCGAGAGTGCGGCCGAGACGCTCGAGGCGTCGGTGCCGTTCCGGGACAAGATCCTCGGGGTCGGGCTCGACTCGGACGAGCGCGACAACCCGCCGCAGAAGTTCGCCGAGGTCTTCGCGCGCGCTCGTGAGCTCGGCTACCGGCTGACGATGCACTGCGACATCGACCAGGTCGGCAGCATCGACAACATCCGCACCGTGCTCGACGAGATCGGCGTGGACCGCGTCGACCACGGCACGAACGTCGTCGAGGACCCCGCGCTCGTCGACGTCGTGCGCGAGCGCGGGCTGGGCCTCACCTGCTGCCCGATCTCCAACTCGTTCGTCACCGACGACATGAAGGCGACCGAGATCGCCGGGCTCCTGCGCTCGGGCGTGCGGGTGACGGTGAACTCCGACGACCCGGCGTACTTCGGCGGCTACGTGGCCGACAACTACGTGGCGCTCGCGGACGCGGCGGGGCTCAGCACCGAGGAGGTCGTGCAGCTCGCGCGCAACTCGTTCGAGGCGTCGTGGCTGGGCGAGGCCCAGCGGGCCGCATACCTCGCAGAGATCGACAGGTACGTCGCGGGGTTCGACACGACCGGCGTCTGACGGTGCCGGACGCCTGCTCGTGTCTCGGCCCACGAGCCACCGGCACGGGCAGGCGTACCGGGGAGTAACGTGTCGGGGACGGCCGCCGCCGCCCGGATGGCGGTGAGCATGCCCGCAGTGGGTGAATAATCTCCGGGTGCCGCATGTTGGCGCACTCGGGTCCCGTGCCCGCGGACGAGCCGTCCGCGGCCCGACGCGCGGGCCCGGCCCCGCAGGGCACCACGGACCATCGGCTTGGCGAGAGGGCGACCAGAGCTCATGAAGGATGTGCTGTACGTCAACGGCGGGACCCCGCTGGACGGGACGATCACCGTGCGGGGCGCGAAGAACTTCGTGTCCAAGGCGATGGTGGCGTCGTTGCTGGGGGAGTCGCCGAGCGTGCTGCGCAACGTGCCGCAGATCCGCGACGTCGGCGTCGTGACGGGGCTGCTGGAGCTGCACGGTGTGGCGGTGAAGTCCGACCCGGACGCGGGGATCCTCGACCTGGACCCCTCCAACGTCGAGTCGGCGCACGTCGCGGACATCGACGCGCACGCGGGCTCGAGCCGGATCCCGATCCTGTTCTGCGGCCCGCTGCTGCACCGCCTGGGCGAGGCGTTCATCCCCGACCTCGGCGGGTGCCGGATCGGCGACCGGCCGATCAACTACCACCTCGACATCCTGCGCCAGTTCGGCGCCGTCGTGGACAAGCGCGAGAACGGGATCCACATCCGCGCCCCGCGCCGTCTCCAGGGCACCAAGATCGCGCTGCCGTACCCGTCGGTGGGCGCGACCGAGCAGACGCTGCTCACGGCCGTGCGCGCCGAGGGCATCACGGAGCTGGCCAACGCCGCGATCGAGCCTGAGATCGTGGACCTCATCGCGGTGCTGCAGAAGATGGGCGCGATCATCTCGGTCGACACCGACCGCGTGATCCGCATCGAGGGCGTGGACCGCCTCGACGGGTACACCCACACTGCGCTCGGTGACCGCATCGAGGCGGCGTCCTGGGCGTCGGCCGCGCTCGCCACTGGCGGCGACATCACCGTCAAGGGCGCCACCCAGCCCGAGATGATGACCTTCCTCAACACGTTCCGCAAGGTCGGCGGCCGGTTCGACGTGCAGGACGACGGCATCCGGTTCTGGCACCCGGGCGGCGACCTCGACCCGATCGTGCTCGAGACCGACGTGCACCCCGGCTTCATGACCGACTGGCAGCAGCCGCTCGTCGTCGCGCTGACCCAGGCCAAGGGCCTGTCGATCGTGCACGAGACGGTGTACGAGAACCGGTTCGGCTTCACCGACGCCCTGCGCGGCATGGGCGCGACCATCCAGGTCTACAAGGAGTGCCTCGGCGGGCGCGACTGCCGGTTCGGGCAGCGCAACTTCCACCACTCCGCGGTGATCTCCGGCCCGACGCCGCTGGCCGCGGCCGACATCGAGGTCCCCGACCTGCGCGGCGGCTTCTCCCACCTCATCGCCGCGCTCGCGGCGAAGGGCACCTCGACCGTGCGCGGCATCAGCCTCATCGACCGCGGCTACGAGAACTTCCAGGACAAGCTCGTCGCGCTCGGCGCCGACGTGCGCCGCGGCTGAGCGGGTGCCGCGGGCGAGCCGCCACGTCGGCGGCGCCCACCTCATGACGACTGTCACGGCCTCGCACGCCCTGCGCGTGCGAGGCTGGGCGTCGTGATCACCCGCCCTCGCACGTTCCTCGAGGTGTGGAGCGGCCGCACGGCTCCGGAACGGTTCGACGCGTACACGCGCTGGTCGCTCTACCTGCTGTCGGGCTTCGCGCCTTTCCTCGCGCTCGCCGTCGTCGGCTCGGACCCCTCGTTCGTCCCGTCGCTCGTCCTGCCGTGGCTCGCGCTCGTCCTCGCGCAGACCGTGGTCTGCATCCTCACGCTGCGTGCCGGGATCGTGCACTTCCTCGGCGGGCCGAACGTCCGGGCCGTCCTGCTGGTCCCGCTCTGCGTGCTCTCCGTCGCCGTCGCGACCCTGGGCATGTGGACGTTCCCGGTGACGTCGGCCGACGGCATCCCGGACAGCTCGCGCTACTACGCGGTCCTGATGGGGCTCGGGTTCGGGACGCTCGCGGTCACCCCCCTGCTCACCTTCCGTCGTCTGGTGCTCGTCGCCCTGCTCGTCGCCGCGGTCACGGGCTGCTCGGCCTGGGTCGGGACGGGGGTCACTTCGACGACCGTCGGCTTCGCGGTGGGGATGGGTGTCTCGGGCGCGGTGATGCTCGTCGCGGTCCTCGGTTCCTACCGCGCGTCGGTGTGGATGCTCGGGGTCGTGTGGGAGCAGGAACGCACGCGCGTGCTCCACGCCCGCCTCGCCGTCGCGGAGGAGCGGCTGCGCTTCTCGCGCGACCTGCACGACGTCTTCGGGCGCACGCTGTCCGTCGTTGCCGTGAAGAGCGAGCTCGCTGCCGAGCTCGCGGCGCGCGGCCGTCCGGGCGCGGAGGAGCAGATGCTGGAGGTCCGGCGCATCGCCCAGGACGCGCTGCGCGAGGTACGCGCCGTCGTCGCCGGCTACCGTTCCGCCGACCTCGGAGCGGAGCTCGCGGGCGCCCGCTCCGTCCTGCGGTCGGCGGGGATCGAGACGACCGTCCACGGCGACGAGACACCGGTGGGCCAGGAGGCGCAGGAGGCGCTCGCGTGGGCGGTCCGCGAGGCCGTGACGAACGTGGTGCGGCACTCGACCGCGAGCACCTGCACCATCACGGTCCACCGCGACGGCGCCACGAGCGTCGTCGAGGTCGTCAACGACGGCGTGCCGACGACACCGAGGTCGGGTGCGGGGTCCGGCCTCCTCGGGCTCGCCGAGCGCCTCGAGGGGGCAGGGGGGCGGCTCGAGACGTGGGCCGACGCCGGTCGCTTCGGACTGGTGGCGAGCGTGCCCGACGACGGCGCGGCACGTGGGGCGCCGGGACGAGCGCCCGCACGCGAGCTACCTGCCCCCACCACCGAGAGGACCACCCGCGCGTGATCCGCATCCTGCTCGCCGACGACGAGAACCTCATCCGCGACGCGGTCGCGTCCCTCCTGGCCCTCGAGGACGACCTCGAGGTCGTCGCCCAGGCGGCGTCGGGCACGGAGGCCGTCGCGGCCGCGCTCAAGCTCGAGCCCGACGTCGCCGTGCTCGACCTCCAGATGCCCGGGCTCGACGGCGTCGAGGTGGCGCAACGCCTCGCGCACGACCTCCCGTCGTGCGGTGTGGTGATCGTCACGAGCCATGGTCGCCCCGGCTACCTGAAGCGGGCCCTCGAGGCGGGTGCCCGCGGGTTCCTGCCCAAGACCGTCTCGTCGCGGGTCCTCGCGGAGGTCGTGCGGCAGGTGCACGACGGCGGTCGGTACGTCGACCCGGAGCTCGCCGCCGAGGCGATCGCCGCGGGAGCGAGCCCGCTCACCCCGCGGGAGGCGGACGTGCTGGAGCTCGCGGCGGGCGGTGCCCCGGTCGAGGAGATCGCGACGCGCGCCCATCTCGCCCCGGGGACGGTCCGCAACTACCTGTCGTCGGCCGCGGCGAAGCTCGGGGCGGCGAACCGTCACGAGGCGGCGCACGCGGCGCGACGGCACGGCTGGATCTGAGCGGCGGATCGCGCCCGGTAGGCTCGGTGACCGTGCCGAGCCTGCCCGAGACCCCGCGCGCGTACAAGAACCTCGCGTTCCTCCTGCGCCCGATCCTCTTCGCGATCACCCGCCGTGACTGGCGTGGCGCGGAGAACCTGCCCCCGACCGGCTTCATCGCCGCGGCGAACCACGTCACGGAGGTCGACCCCGTGACGCTCGCGCACTTCCTCTACGACCAGGGTCGCGCGCCGAAGATCACGGCCAAGGCGTCGTTGTTCACGGTGCCCGTCCTCGGGGGCATCCTGCGCCGCACGGGCATGATCCCCGTCCACCGGGGCACCGCGGGCGCCGCGCAGTCGCTCGTCGATTCGACGGCACGCCTCGCCGAGGGCGAGTGCGTGGTGTTCTTCCCCGAGGGCACGCTGACTCGGGACCCGGACGGGTGGCCGATGGTCGGCAAGACCGGCGTCGCGCGCCTCGCGCTGACGAGCCGCGCTCCCGTCGTGCCTATCGCGCAGTGGGGCGCCGAGCAGCTCCTCGCGCCGTACGGCAAGGTGTTCAAGCCGATCCCGCCCAAGCGGGTTGCCGTCCATGCCGGGCCGCCCGTCGACCTGTCCGACCTGTACGACCGCCCGCAGGACACCGCGACGCTGCGCGAGGCGACCGAGCGCATCATGGCGGCGATCACGAGCCAGCTCGAGGAGATCCGCGGTGCGAAGGCGCCCGTGGAGCGCTTCGACATGCGCCACAACCCGGGCTCGGAGGGGCGCCGGTGAGCGGGGACCGCACCATGGAGATCAGCCCGGTGCCGGTCGGGACGGACGGGGCGCCCACCCCCGAGCGCGTCGTCGCTGCGGTCCTGGGCTCCGGGAGCTGGGGCACGACGTTCGCCGCCGTGCTCGCCGACGCGGGCTGCGAGGTCCGGTTGTGGGGGCGCGACGCCGAGGTCGCCGCGCAGGTGAACGACGAGCGGCGCAACGAGAAGCGGCTGCCGGGCATCGAGCTGCCTCCCGGGATCCGCGCCACGACCGACGCGCGCGACGCGCTCGCCGGGGCGGGGCTGGTCGTCGTCGCGATCCCCTCGCAGGTCGCCCGCACGACGCTCGCCGAACTGCGCCCGTACCTGGAGCCCGACGCCGTCGCGGTCTCGCTCATGAAGGGCGTCGAGCTGAGCACAGACCGCCGCATGAGCGAGGTCGTCGCGGAGTCCCTCGGGCTGCCGCCCGAGCGCGTCGCCGTGGTCTCGGGCCCCAACCTGGCGCGGGAGATCGCGCACCGCCAGCCGACGGCGACGGTCGTGTCGTGCGTCGACGAGGACGTGGCGCGGTACGTGGCGCGCGCGTGCTCGTCGTCGTACTTCCGCCCTTACACGAACCGCGACGTCGTCGGGGTCGAGCTGTGCGGGGCGGTCAAGAACGTCATCGCCCTCGCCGTGGGCATCGCACAGGGCCGCGGGTTCGGCTACAACACCACGGCGACCGTCATCACCCGGGGCCTCGTGGAGATCACCCGCCTCGGGCTCGCGCTCGGCGCCGACGCCGAGACGTTCCCCGGCCTCGCGGGCATGGGCGACCTCGTGGCGACGTGCTCGTCCCCGCTCTCGCGCAACCACACGCTCGGCAAGCACGTCGGGCAGGGCCTGAGCCTCGACGACGCGATCGCCGCGACCGGAGGCACGGCCGAGGGCGTCAAGTCGTGCCGCTCGGTGCTCGAGCTCGCGGAGAAGGTCGGTGTCGAGATGCCGATCACGGCCGGCGTCGTCGCCGTCCTGCACGAGGGCATGCCCGTCGACGAGATGGCGCGTGGCCTGCTCGCCCGGCCGCAGAAGGCCGAGGGGATCTCGGCGGAGCGCTGAGAGAGCCCCGGCCGCCGTTGCGCCGGGGCTCCGCCGTCAGTCGTCGTCGCGGACGTCGACGACGACGCGCGTCGGGTCCTCCAGCGAGAACACCCGGAACGGGCGCCGTACGTCGTCGACGCCCACGAACGCTTGCGTGTAGCCCTCGAAGACCCCGCGCAGCAGGACCTCCTCCACCTCGCCGTCGTCGCCCGCACGCAGCGGGTTGGGTTCGGTGTACTCGTCCACGCCGGTGTCCATGGGGTAGCCCGAGCCGGAGATCATGACCTGGAGGTAGGCGTCGCCGTCGACCGCGACGACGTCACCCTTGCCATCGTCGGTCGGCTGGTCGACGTACTCGACGCGCCATCCGGGCGTCCCGGTCCCGCCGAGCTCGAACACGACCCGGTCGTACCCGTCGTGGTGACCCACCCGGATGTCCGTCACCGTGAGGGCCGCGTCCGCGGACGGGTCCTGGGTGTCGGCGTCCGTGTTCGCGGGGAACGGGAGCGGCGCCTCGGCCCCGTCGTCGGCGGGCGTCGACCCGTCGTCCGTCGGGCTCTCGCTCGGCGCGTCGGTCGGTGGGTCCGTGGGGCTCGGCGACGGGCTCGTCGTGGTGCCCGACGGCGCCGGGGAGTCGTCCGTGCCGCCCGGGGTGCACGCGGCGAGCGTCAGCACCAGCATGCCCGCGGCGGCAGCCGCTACCCGTCGTGGTGCCGTCGCGCTCAGGAGTCGATCCCGTCCGTCACTGCCGCCCCGCGCTCGTCGTGTCGTCATGCCCCGATCGTAGAAACCGCAGGTCACGCTCGCGCGGCGGGCGGGCCACGGTCCGGTCCCGGTCCGGTCACCGTCGGGTCTCGGCGGCGTCGTGGATGGCCCGGGCGGCCCGGTCCGGACTCCCGGGAACCCACCTCGCCCGCGTCGTGACGAGCCGTCGGCGTACGCTCGGTCCATGCTGCAGGGGATCGGCACGCAGGCGGGCGGGGTGCTCGTCGTGGTCGCGCTCACGGTGCTGCTCGTCGTCGGGATCACGCGGTTCACGTCCGGGGCCGAGGCTCGTGCGCGGCGAGACGCGGGTGCGGGGGAGAGCGCGTCGTCGGGCATGTTCGGTGAGATCGTCGAGATCTTCCAGCCGAGCCGCACGCACGTGACCGAGGAGAAGGAGCGGCAGCGACTCGACATCGCGCAGCGGCCCGCCGAGGGCCGCCCGTTCGACGTCGACCTCGAGGAGGGCGTGCTCTACGTGCCGGGGGAGGCGGCGGTTCCCGAGCGCCGGGACGCGAGCGAGCGGTAGCCGTCCTGTCCGGGTGAGGTCAGCCCGCCGACGTCCGTAGTGCCCGGTCGAGGTCGCGCCAGAGGTCCTCGACGTCCTCGATGCCGACGGAGAGCCGCAGGAGGTCCTCGGGTACCGTGAGCGACTCGGTCGCGAAGCGGCGTCGCCGTTCGAGGCTCGACTCGACGCCGCCGAGGCTCGTCGCCGGGACCCAGAGGCGCACGGCACCGACGACGGAGTCCGCGCCCGCGGCCCCGCCACGGGGCCGGACGCCGAGGATCGAGCCGTAGCCCGTCATGAGACGTGTCGCCCGCTCGTGCCCGGGGTCGGTCGGCAGGCTCGGGTGACGCACCTCGACGACGTCGGGGTGATCGGCGAGACGCCGGGCCAGCTCGGCGGCGTTCGCCTGGGCGCGCTCGACGCGCAGCGCGAGCGTGCGCAGACCGCGCAGCGCGAGCCACACCTCGAACGGGCCGGGGATCGAGCCGTGCAGCGTCCGGTAGGCGCGCAGGGCCGCGACGAGCTCGGGCGTCCGCGCGACGGCCGCGCCGAGGACGACGTCGGAGTGCCCGGCGAGGTACTTGGTCACCGAGTGCACGACGACGTCCGCGCCGTGGTCCAGCGGGCGTTGGCCCAGGGGGGTGGCGAACGTGTTGTCGACGGCGCTGAGGACACCGCGCTCGCGTGCGGCGGCGAGCAGCACGGGCAGGTCGGCGACCTCGAGCATGGGGTTCGTCGGGGACTCCACGAGCAGGAGCGAGGCGCCGTCGAGCGCGTCGAGCACCTGGTCCGTGTCCGCGACGTCTACCCGGACGACGTCGACCCCGGCGCGGGCGGCGAGGTCGTCCGCGAAGCCGAGGGTCACCTGGTAGGCGTGGCGCGGAAGCACGACCTTGCCACCGGCGGGGACGAAGGAGAAGACGGCCGCGATCGCCGCCATGCCGGACCCGAACACCACTCCGGGCTCCGGGGCACCCTCGAGCGCCGCGAGCGCCTCCTCGAACGGGTGCCACGTCTCGGTGTCCATGCGCGTGTACAGGAGCTCGCCCGGCTGCTGTACACCCTCGGACACGTAGGTCGAGGACAGCACGATCGGCGGGTTCACGGGCGCACCCTGGGCGCGCTCGGGCCGTCCGGCGGAGACGGCGACCGTCGCAGGAGCCAGGGCATCGGGGGAGTGCGGATCACTCATGGCGGCAGGTTACGCCGACGACACGACGGATGCCCCGGGCGACCGCCCACCGACCAGGCGATCCCGGCGGGTCGAGCAGGTGGTCCTGGTGCGTCCGGAGCCGGGGACGAGCCAGGACCACCTGTTCGGCGCTGGGCGGGGGCGTCAGGTGAGCGGGCCTAGGAGGGATTGGGCGACCGTGGAGTGGGCCGACTCGTCGTCGGAGGGGTGGAAGATCCCGGCCAGCACGTCGCGGTACAGGCGGCCGAGCTCGTTGCCCGCGAAGTAGCTCGACCCGCCGGCGACGCGCACCATCTGGTCGACGACCGTCTTCGCCGTCTCGGTGGCGCGGACCTTGAGACCTGCGGTCGCGCGGAACCACCCCGCCCCACGGTCCACGAGCGCGTCGAGCTCGCCCGCGACGGTGTCGATCTGCGGCCAGACCGCGTCGAGCGCGAGCGCGGCGTCGGCGAGGCGCCAGCGGATGTCGGGGTCCTGCGCGAGGGACGCGCCGTCGTTCTTCATCGACGTCCGACGGCGCGCCGCGGCGACGCCCAGCTCGAGCGCGCGCTCCGCGATCCCCGTGTAGACGGACGCGAGCAACGTCTCGAACGTCGTGAAGATCCCGACGACGAGCGGGTCGAGCGTCGGCCCGGGGGCGAGGCGTCGCACGACCCGGTCCACGGGCGCGTGCGCGCCGTCGAGCACGGTGGAACGGGACTGGGAAGCCCGCATGCCCATCGTGTCCCAGTCGTCGAGCACCTCGACGCCCGCGTCCCGGGCGACGAACGCGTGCACGAGGCGCGGGGCGTCGTCGGACACCGTGTCGAGCCCGAGGACGCCGAGACGCGTCCACGCGGGCGAGTTGGACGTGAAGATCTTGCGGCCGTGGAACGTGTACCCGCCCGTGCCGTCCGGTCGCGCCTCGGTGCGCGACCCGAGCAGGACGAGGTCGTTGCCGCCCTCGGAGTACCCGAAGCCGAACACCCCGCCGCGACCGGCCTCCTCGAGCAGCCAGTCGAGCGAGGCGTCGCCGCGCTCGTGCAGGTAGCGCGCGACGCCGGTCCACACGTGGTGCATGTTCACCGCGAGGGCCGTCGCGGGCGCCGCGCCCGCGAGCCGCGCCTGCTCGTGCGCGACCTCGCGCAGGCCGAGGCCGACGCCGCCGAACGACGCGGGGACGAGCGCGCGCAGGTACCCGGCCTCGGTCAGCGCCGCGAGGTCATCGTCGAAGAATGCGTTGTCGCGGTCGTAGCCCGCCGCGCGGCCGCGGACCGCCTCGAGCAGGTCGTCGGTGAGGAGGGTGCGGGGCTCGGGGAACGGGGGAGCGACGGAGGAGGGGGAGGACGACGGGGCGACGGGCGTGGGCATGGCCTGCCTTCGGTCGGGGCGGACGGCGAGAGGCCCCGGCGACGTGCGTCGCCGAGGCCCCTCCACCGTACGCCGGGCCTGTCGGCCGGCGAGCCGGTCAGCCGACGAGCACCGGCGCCGGCTCGTCCGGGGACGGCAGGATGCGGCGCAGCACGTCGGCGAGCGTCACGACGCCGACGAACCGCTCGCCGTCCATGACGATCGCGAGCTGCTCGCTCGACTCGCGCATGCGCGCGAGCGCGGCGTGCACGGTCGTCCCCGACGCGAGCACGAACCCGGGGCGCGCGAGCTCCCCGGCGGGCCGGTCGTCGGGCTCCAGGAGCGTGTCGCGCACGTGCACGACCTTCGGGACGACGCTCCCGTTCTGGACGAGGATGCGCAGGTGCCCCGACCCGGCGGACGCGGCCCGCACGTCCGCGGCCGTGGCCGTCGCGGGGACCGACGTCGGCCGGCCCTCGGTCGGCACGAGCGCGTCGACCGTGAGGGTCTCGAGCTCGATGACGCCCGAGATCTGCACGCGGTACGACGCCTCGAGCGCGCCGACGTTCGCCGAGTGCTCGACGAGGTGCCGCAGGGTCGCGGGATCCTGGCCACCGCCCTCGACGTTCTCGACGGGCTCGACGCCCACGGCCCGCACGCAGCGGTTCGCGAGCGCGTTGAGCCAGCGCAGCAGCGGTCGGAACGCCCACATGAACCCGCGCATCGGCAGCGCGAGGAGCGTGGCCGAGCGCTCCGGGTGGGCGATGGCCCACGACTTCGGCGCCATCTCGCCGATGACGAGGTGGAGGAACGTCACGATGATCAGCGCCAGCACGAAGCCCGCGACGTCGGCGGCCCACAGGGGCGCGCCCCAGGTCTCGAAGACCGGGGTGAGCCAGTGGTGCACGGCGGGCTTGGTGATGGCACCGAGCGCGAGCGTGCACGCCGTGATGCCGAGCTGTGCGCCCGCCATGAGGAGCGTGAGCTCGTTCGAGCTGCGCAGCGCGGCGCGTGCCGCGCGGCTCGTCGGTGCGGCGTCCTCGAGGCGGTGCCGCTTGGCGCCGAGGAGCGCGAACTCCACGGCGACGAAGAACGCGCTCAGCGCGATGATCGCGACGGTCGCCGCGACGACGACCCAGGGGTTGCTCATCGGGTCTCCTCCGCTGCGTCCGTCGGGCGGGCAGCCTCGTGGGTGGTGCGGTGTGCGTCGTCGTCGGCCGGGGTGTCGCCCCGCCGCTCGACGAGCCGGACGCGCACGAGGCGCGGCACGTGCCGCTCGACCGACAGGACGTCGACGACGAGCGTGCGGTGCACGGGCTCGTCGTGGACGAGGTCGGCCGGGTCGTCCGGGAGCGGGACCTCGATCGTGTCGCCCGCGCGCGGCAGGGCGCCGTGCTGGGCGATGAGGAGCCCGGAGACCGTCTCGTGGTCGCCGCGCGGCAGGTCGTGGCCGAGCGCGCGCTCCGCCTCGTCGACGTGGACGTCGCCGCCCATGACCCACACGCCGTCGTCCTCGGCCGTGACCGTGACGGGTTGCTCGGGGTCGTGCTCGTCGGTGATCTCGCCCACGAGCTCCTCGGCGAGGTCCTCGACCGTGAGCACGCCGGTGAAGCCGCCGTACTCGTCGATGACGCACGCGAGCTGGTTGCGCGTGGAGTTGAGCTGGGCGAGCGCGTCCGGCAGCGTCATGAGCGTCGGCAGCACGACGGCCGGGCGCATGAGGTCGGTGACGGGCGCGTCGTCGGGCAGGTCGGTCGCCAGGACGTCGGCGAGCTGGACGACGCCGAGCGGCTGGTCCGTCTCGTCGACGACCGGGTAGCGCGTGTGCGCGCGGGCGCTGAGCTCGCGCACCTCGGCGACGGTCGCCTCGGGGCGCACCG
This region includes:
- a CDS encoding NAD(P)H-dependent glycerol-3-phosphate dehydrogenase, producing the protein MEISPVPVGTDGAPTPERVVAAVLGSGSWGTTFAAVLADAGCEVRLWGRDAEVAAQVNDERRNEKRLPGIELPPGIRATTDARDALAGAGLVVVAIPSQVARTTLAELRPYLEPDAVAVSLMKGVELSTDRRMSEVVAESLGLPPERVAVVSGPNLAREIAHRQPTATVVSCVDEDVARYVARACSSSYFRPYTNRDVVGVELCGAVKNVIALAVGIAQGRGFGYNTTATVITRGLVEITRLGLALGADAETFPGLAGMGDLVATCSSPLSRNHTLGKHVGQGLSLDDAIAATGGTAEGVKSCRSVLELAEKVGVEMPITAGVVAVLHEGMPVDEMARGLLARPQKAEGISAER
- a CDS encoding AMIN-like domain-containing (lipo)protein, encoding MTTRRARGGSDGRDRLLSATAPRRVAAAAAGMLVLTLAACTPGGTDDSPAPSGTTTSPSPSPTDPPTDAPSESPTDDGSTPADDGAEAPLPFPANTDADTQDPSADAALTVTDIRVGHHDGYDRVVFELGGTGTPGWRVEYVDQPTDDGKGDVVAVDGDAYLQVMISGSGYPMDTGVDEYTEPNPLRAGDDGEVEEVLLRGVFEGYTQAFVGVDDVRRPFRVFSLEDPTRVVVDVRDDD
- a CDS encoding trans-sulfuration enzyme family protein, with amino-acid sequence MSDPHSPDALAPATVAVSAGRPERAQGAPVNPPIVLSSTYVSEGVQQPGELLYTRMDTETWHPFEEALAALEGAPEPGVVFGSGMAAIAAVFSFVPAGGKVVLPRHAYQVTLGFADDLAARAGVDVVRVDVADTDQVLDALDGASLLLVESPTNPMLEVADLPVLLAAARERGVLSAVDNTFATPLGQRPLDHGADVVVHSVTKYLAGHSDVVLGAAVARTPELVAALRAYRTLHGSIPGPFEVWLALRGLRTLALRVERAQANAAELARRLADHPDVVEVRHPSLPTDPGHERATRLMTGYGSILGVRPRGGAAGADSVVGAVRLWVPATSLGGVESSLERRRRFATESLTVPEDLLRLSVGIEDVEDLWRDLDRALRTSAG
- a CDS encoding adenosine deaminase — encoded protein: MPAPTTPTREFVTGLPKAELHLHLEGTLEPDLKLRLAQKNGIDIGQSTVEEVRATYAFDSLTSFLAVYYPAMEVLQAADDFYDLADAYLARAAADGVKHVEMFFDPQAHTSRGVPFEAVVTGYHRAASEAPDKHGIDAHLILCFLRDLSAESAAETLEASVPFRDKILGVGLDSDERDNPPQKFAEVFARARELGYRLTMHCDIDQVGSIDNIRTVLDEIGVDRVDHGTNVVEDPALVDVVRERGLGLTCCPISNSFVTDDMKATEIAGLLRSGVRVTVNSDDPAYFGGYVADNYVALADAAGLSTEEVVQLARNSFEASWLGEAQRAAYLAEIDRYVAGFDTTGV
- a CDS encoding acyl-CoA dehydrogenase family protein codes for the protein MPTPVAPSSSPSSVAPPFPEPRTLLTDDLLEAVRGRAAGYDRDNAFFDDDLAALTEAGYLRALVPASFGGVGLGLREVAHEQARLAGAAPATALAVNMHHVWTGVARYLHERGDASLDWLLEEAGRGGVFGFGYSEGGNDLVLLGSRTEARPDGTGGYTFHGRKIFTSNSPAWTRLGVLGLDTVSDDAPRLVHAFVARDAGVEVLDDWDTMGMRASQSRSTVLDGAHAPVDRVVRRLAPGPTLDPLVVGIFTTFETLLASVYTGIAERALELGVAAARRRTSMKNDGASLAQDPDIRWRLADAALALDAVWPQIDTVAGELDALVDRGAGWFRATAGLKVRATETAKTVVDQMVRVAGGSSYFAGNELGRLYRDVLAGIFHPSDDESAHSTVAQSLLGPLT
- a CDS encoding lysophospholipid acyltransferase family protein — its product is MPSLPETPRAYKNLAFLLRPILFAITRRDWRGAENLPPTGFIAAANHVTEVDPVTLAHFLYDQGRAPKITAKASLFTVPVLGGILRRTGMIPVHRGTAGAAQSLVDSTARLAEGECVVFFPEGTLTRDPDGWPMVGKTGVARLALTSRAPVVPIAQWGAEQLLAPYGKVFKPIPPKRVAVHAGPPVDLSDLYDRPQDTATLREATERIMAAITSQLEEIRGAKAPVERFDMRHNPGSEGRR
- a CDS encoding sensor histidine kinase; translated protein: MITRPRTFLEVWSGRTAPERFDAYTRWSLYLLSGFAPFLALAVVGSDPSFVPSLVLPWLALVLAQTVVCILTLRAGIVHFLGGPNVRAVLLVPLCVLSVAVATLGMWTFPVTSADGIPDSSRYYAVLMGLGFGTLAVTPLLTFRRLVLVALLVAAVTGCSAWVGTGVTSTTVGFAVGMGVSGAVMLVAVLGSYRASVWMLGVVWEQERTRVLHARLAVAEERLRFSRDLHDVFGRTLSVVAVKSELAAELAARGRPGAEEQMLEVRRIAQDALREVRAVVAGYRSADLGAELAGARSVLRSAGIETTVHGDETPVGQEAQEALAWAVREAVTNVVRHSTASTCTITVHRDGATSVVEVVNDGVPTTPRSGAGSGLLGLAERLEGAGGRLETWADAGRFGLVASVPDDGAARGAPGRAPARELPAPTTERTTRA
- a CDS encoding response regulator transcription factor — translated: MIRILLADDENLIRDAVASLLALEDDLEVVAQAASGTEAVAAALKLEPDVAVLDLQMPGLDGVEVAQRLAHDLPSCGVVIVTSHGRPGYLKRALEAGARGFLPKTVSSRVLAEVVRQVHDGGRYVDPELAAEAIAAGASPLTPREADVLELAAGGAPVEEIATRAHLAPGTVRNYLSSAAAKLGAANRHEAAHAARRHGWI
- the murA gene encoding UDP-N-acetylglucosamine 1-carboxyvinyltransferase, whose product is MKDVLYVNGGTPLDGTITVRGAKNFVSKAMVASLLGESPSVLRNVPQIRDVGVVTGLLELHGVAVKSDPDAGILDLDPSNVESAHVADIDAHAGSSRIPILFCGPLLHRLGEAFIPDLGGCRIGDRPINYHLDILRQFGAVVDKRENGIHIRAPRRLQGTKIALPYPSVGATEQTLLTAVRAEGITELANAAIEPEIVDLIAVLQKMGAIISVDTDRVIRIEGVDRLDGYTHTALGDRIEAASWASAALATGGDITVKGATQPEMMTFLNTFRKVGGRFDVQDDGIRFWHPGGDLDPIVLETDVHPGFMTDWQQPLVVALTQAKGLSIVHETVYENRFGFTDALRGMGATIQVYKECLGGRDCRFGQRNFHHSAVISGPTPLAAADIEVPDLRGGFSHLIAALAAKGTSTVRGISLIDRGYENFQDKLVALGADVRRG